A region from the Aphis gossypii isolate Hap1 chromosome 1, ASM2018417v2, whole genome shotgun sequence genome encodes:
- the LOC114120079 gene encoding la-related protein 4 isoform X4, protein MLLRKKAAETAGYMYMNGDVGKISIGTHYSPSEPLTVSTATNTSYSSINGSYEVSASDSRSGTVILTGKNSTMVNAETSTENMPSQSVEQLKQLLSNQLEYYFSRENLANDAYLLSQMDNDQYVPIWTVANFNQVKKLTKDIKLITEVLRESPNVQVDDEGLKVRPNHKRCIVILREIPQTTPIEDIKGLFAGESCPKMISCEFAHNNSWYITFENDEDAQRAFLYLREEVKEFQGRPIMARIKAKPMNRMAAPISPGAVAGIPGMKTVNGFRTPPMQAQPINPYIDQGPGVTQSGPPAPPPQHPQAARLFYTNGGPAQYAPVNYAAANLQVYLQQQQQSPYYPTNMIQHWAHPATGAYYTTDLSGIFSVNGLAPQGAFSKPQNSRYNVSRAPGRTNGKMRHNSVSGSEYYRSSASDSGLPSRPGSYTSNGSLTKSSSSSGSLHISNATRNCVDNQDSTVVDRQSSGTINVPKDPTTLPPRYRRRKKDDEIGPEVVTTGTIPQPPTGSFDLAADAFPPLPPQVVSIPHQSPTSLPHDQLSPRNHIDPRISVISSSSISAVLPEPSISKTDDMDLTVNSESLSNGLQTVPPIGSVPVTAIIDDVSNMSMSSINLHPKVQDIVTTSNSIINPTDKTVMPAKSDMPPTMPKANGTSLNTKPTVSNHKAALPSQCACVIPQPPATFSADMANNNPVLNGNGSPNIGHKLSYAQVAQHHKERSESHIPTIITFGQSPIVEEEKKEDTTIPVVIQSKQSNNTSDGLLTNRSGKGHKTANSERGTIPRKERSSKFNRTKSPK, encoded by the exons ttccATAAATGGAAGTTATGAAGTGTCGGCATCGGATAGTAGAAGTGGTACAGTAATTTTAACTGGAAAAAATAGCACAATGGTTAACGCTGAGACTTCTACTGAAAATATGCCATCACAATCAGTAGAACAACTCAAACAACTTCTATCAAATcagttagaatattatttttcaag aGAAAATTTGGCAAATGATGCGTACTTATTGTCACAAATGGATAATGACCAATATGTTCCAATATGGACAGTTGCCAATTTCaatcaagtaaaaaaattgactaaGGATATTAAGCTGATAACTGAAGTATTGAgag AGTCGCCAAATGTTCAAGTTGATGATGAAGGATTAAAAGTCCGCCCAAATCACAAACGTTGTATTGTCATCTTGCGGGAAATTCCTCAAACTACTCCAATAGAAGACATTAAG ggATTATTTGCTGGTGAATCATGTCCTAAAATGATATCATGCGAATTTGCTCATAATAATTCATGGTATATTACTTTTGAAAATGATGAAGATGCACAAAGAGCATTTTTGTATCTTCGTGAAGAGGTTAAAGAATTTCAG gGTCGACCAATTATGGCACGTATCAAAGCAAAGCCAATGAATCGCATGGCTGCACCAATATCACCTGGTGCTGTAGCTGGAATTCCGGGCATGAAAACAGTAAATGGTTTTAGAACTCCCCCAATGCAAGCTCAACCTATCAACCCATACATAGATCAAGGCCCAGGTGTCACACAATCTGGACCTCCTGCACCACCCCCTCAACATCCTCAAGCTGCCAgattgttttatacaaatggAGGACCGGCTCAATACGCTCCAGTCAATTATGCTGCTGCTAATCTACAAGTATAT ttacaGCAGCAACAACAGTCACCATATTATCCTACAAATATGATTCAACATTGGGCTCATCCTGCAACAGGTGCCTATTATACTACAGATCTTAGTGGCATATTTTCTGTGAATGGATTGGCTCCCCAAGGAGCTTTTTCGAAACCTCAGAATTCAAGATATAATGTGTCACGTGCACC TGGTCGTACCAATGGAAAAATGCGTCATAATTCTGTTAGTGGTAGTGAATATTACCGAAGTTCAGCTTCAGATAGTGGTTTACCATCTCGTCCTGGTAGTTACACATCAAATGGAAGTTTGACCAAGTCATCTAGTAGTAGTGGATCATTACATATTTCCAATGCAACCAGAAACTGTGTCGACAATCAAGATTCTACTGTAGTTGATAGACAGTCAAGTGGAACAATTAATGTCCCAAAAGATCCTACAACATTGCcacctag ATATAGGCGAAGGAAGAAAGATGATGAAATAGGACCAGAAGTAGTAACCACAGGTACTATACCACAGCCACCAACTGGTAGTTTTGATTTGGCTGCTGATGCGTTCCCTCCGTTACCACCTCAAGTTGTGTCCATACCACACCAGTCACCAACTTCATTGCCCCATGACCAGTTGTCACCTCGTAATCACATTGATCctag gatTTCTGTAATTTCATCTTCGAGTATATCGGCAGTTCTGCCTGAACCCTCTATATCTAAGACTGATGATATGGACCTAACTGTGAATTCAGAGAGTCTATCTAATGGTTTACAAACAGTGCCTCCTATTGGGTCTGTACCTGTGACTGCAATCATTGATGATGTATCCAATATGTCTATGAGCTCTATTAATTTGCACCCAAAG gtTCAGGATATTGTTACGACTTcgaattctataataaatccTACAGATAAGACTGTAATGCCAGCGAAATCTGACATGCCACCTACTATGCCTAAAGCCAATGGTACATCTCTTAATACTAAACCAACTGTATCAAATCATAAGGCTGCTTTGCCATCACAATGTGCTTGTGTCATACCACAACCACCTGCTACTTTTTCAGCAGATATGGCTAACAACAATCCCGTTCTTAATGGGAATGGTTCTCCAAATATTGGACATAAACTAAGTTATGCACAAGTAGCACAGCATCACAAAGAAAGGAGTGAGAGCCACATTCCTACCATTATCACATTTGGGCAATCTCCTATTgtagaagaagaaaaaaaagaagatacTACCATACCTGTAGTGATACAGTCTAAACAATCAAACAATACATCAG ATGGTCTTCTAACAAATCGATCTGGTAAAGGACACAAAACAGCAAATAGTGAACGGGGAACAATTCCCAGAAAAGAAAGATCGTCAAAATTCAATCGTACCAAGTCTcctaagtaa
- the LOC114120079 gene encoding la-related protein 4 isoform X5: MYMNGDVGKISIGTHYSPSEPLTVSTATNTSYSSINGSYEVSASDSRSGTVILTGKNSTMVNAETSTENMPSQSVEQLKQLLSNQLEYYFSRENLANDAYLLSQMDNDQYVPIWTVANFNQVKKLTKDIKLITEVLRESPNVQVDDEGLKVRPNHKRCIVILREIPQTTPIEDIKGLFAGESCPKMISCEFAHNNSWYITFENDEDAQRAFLYLREEVKEFQGRPIMARIKAKPMNRMAAPISPGAVAGIPGMKTVNGFRTPPMQAQPINPYIDQGPGVTQSGPPAPPPQHPQAARLFYTNGGPAQYAPVNYAAANLQVYLQQQQQSPYYPTNMIQHWAHPATGAYYTTDLSGIFSVNGLAPQGAFSKPQNSRYNVSRAPGRTNGKMRHNSVSGSEYYRSSASDSGLPSRPGSYTSNGSLTKSSSSSGSLHISNATRNCVDNQDSTVVDRQSSGTINVPKDPTTLPPRYRRRKKDDEIGPEVVTTGTIPQPPTGSFDLAADAFPPLPPQVVSIPHQSPTSLPHDQLSPRNHIDPRISVISSSSISAVLPEPSISKTDDMDLTVNSESLSNGLQTVPPIGSVPVTAIIDDVSNMSMSSINLHPKVQDIVTTSNSIINPTDKTVMPAKSDMPPTMPKANGTSLNTKPTVSNHKAALPSQCACVIPQPPATFSADMANNNPVLNGNGSPNIGHKLSYAQVAQHHKERSESHIPTIITFGQSPIVEEEKKEDTTIPVVIQSKQSNNTSDGLLTNRSGKGHKTANSERGTIPRKERSSKFNRTKSPK; encoded by the exons ttccATAAATGGAAGTTATGAAGTGTCGGCATCGGATAGTAGAAGTGGTACAGTAATTTTAACTGGAAAAAATAGCACAATGGTTAACGCTGAGACTTCTACTGAAAATATGCCATCACAATCAGTAGAACAACTCAAACAACTTCTATCAAATcagttagaatattatttttcaag aGAAAATTTGGCAAATGATGCGTACTTATTGTCACAAATGGATAATGACCAATATGTTCCAATATGGACAGTTGCCAATTTCaatcaagtaaaaaaattgactaaGGATATTAAGCTGATAACTGAAGTATTGAgag AGTCGCCAAATGTTCAAGTTGATGATGAAGGATTAAAAGTCCGCCCAAATCACAAACGTTGTATTGTCATCTTGCGGGAAATTCCTCAAACTACTCCAATAGAAGACATTAAG ggATTATTTGCTGGTGAATCATGTCCTAAAATGATATCATGCGAATTTGCTCATAATAATTCATGGTATATTACTTTTGAAAATGATGAAGATGCACAAAGAGCATTTTTGTATCTTCGTGAAGAGGTTAAAGAATTTCAG gGTCGACCAATTATGGCACGTATCAAAGCAAAGCCAATGAATCGCATGGCTGCACCAATATCACCTGGTGCTGTAGCTGGAATTCCGGGCATGAAAACAGTAAATGGTTTTAGAACTCCCCCAATGCAAGCTCAACCTATCAACCCATACATAGATCAAGGCCCAGGTGTCACACAATCTGGACCTCCTGCACCACCCCCTCAACATCCTCAAGCTGCCAgattgttttatacaaatggAGGACCGGCTCAATACGCTCCAGTCAATTATGCTGCTGCTAATCTACAAGTATAT ttacaGCAGCAACAACAGTCACCATATTATCCTACAAATATGATTCAACATTGGGCTCATCCTGCAACAGGTGCCTATTATACTACAGATCTTAGTGGCATATTTTCTGTGAATGGATTGGCTCCCCAAGGAGCTTTTTCGAAACCTCAGAATTCAAGATATAATGTGTCACGTGCACC TGGTCGTACCAATGGAAAAATGCGTCATAATTCTGTTAGTGGTAGTGAATATTACCGAAGTTCAGCTTCAGATAGTGGTTTACCATCTCGTCCTGGTAGTTACACATCAAATGGAAGTTTGACCAAGTCATCTAGTAGTAGTGGATCATTACATATTTCCAATGCAACCAGAAACTGTGTCGACAATCAAGATTCTACTGTAGTTGATAGACAGTCAAGTGGAACAATTAATGTCCCAAAAGATCCTACAACATTGCcacctag ATATAGGCGAAGGAAGAAAGATGATGAAATAGGACCAGAAGTAGTAACCACAGGTACTATACCACAGCCACCAACTGGTAGTTTTGATTTGGCTGCTGATGCGTTCCCTCCGTTACCACCTCAAGTTGTGTCCATACCACACCAGTCACCAACTTCATTGCCCCATGACCAGTTGTCACCTCGTAATCACATTGATCctag gatTTCTGTAATTTCATCTTCGAGTATATCGGCAGTTCTGCCTGAACCCTCTATATCTAAGACTGATGATATGGACCTAACTGTGAATTCAGAGAGTCTATCTAATGGTTTACAAACAGTGCCTCCTATTGGGTCTGTACCTGTGACTGCAATCATTGATGATGTATCCAATATGTCTATGAGCTCTATTAATTTGCACCCAAAG gtTCAGGATATTGTTACGACTTcgaattctataataaatccTACAGATAAGACTGTAATGCCAGCGAAATCTGACATGCCACCTACTATGCCTAAAGCCAATGGTACATCTCTTAATACTAAACCAACTGTATCAAATCATAAGGCTGCTTTGCCATCACAATGTGCTTGTGTCATACCACAACCACCTGCTACTTTTTCAGCAGATATGGCTAACAACAATCCCGTTCTTAATGGGAATGGTTCTCCAAATATTGGACATAAACTAAGTTATGCACAAGTAGCACAGCATCACAAAGAAAGGAGTGAGAGCCACATTCCTACCATTATCACATTTGGGCAATCTCCTATTgtagaagaagaaaaaaaagaagatacTACCATACCTGTAGTGATACAGTCTAAACAATCAAACAATACATCAG ATGGTCTTCTAACAAATCGATCTGGTAAAGGACACAAAACAGCAAATAGTGAACGGGGAACAATTCCCAGAAAAGAAAGATCGTCAAAATTCAATCGTACCAAGTCTcctaagtaa
- the LOC114120077 gene encoding MAPK regulated corepressor interacting protein 2 yields MTQITGVNNTSIMGRRLTGPSARTRDAQPLPLPTQHNSSVTNDRNNLSQHDELIHFVGGSWNVIFQEYQNGCQGSNGRFHIQFYEEGNSDTLKGFKPFDLEAWWGKQTIQRYQQRS; encoded by the exons ATGACACAGATTACTGG GGTAAATAATACATCTATTATGGGGCGTCGTTTAACTGGACCTTCTGCCAGAACTCGTGATGCACAACCTCTTCCATTACCAACACAACATAATTCATCCGTGACAAATGATCGAAATAATTTGTCACAACATGATGAACTTATTCATTTTGTTGGTggtt CATGGAATGTTATTTTTCAAGAATATCAAAATGGGTGCCAAGGATCGAATG gtCGTTTTCATATACAGTTCTATGAAGAAGGAAATAGTGATACATTAAAAG gaTTTAAACCCTTTGATCTAGAAGCTTGGTGGGGAAAACAAACTATCCAACGATACCAACAACGTTCCTAA
- the LOC114120079 gene encoding la-related protein 4 isoform X3, with product MSGLRACLCTHAHVTRHGESLYESPNGYMYMNGDVGKISIGTHYSPSEPLTVSTATNTSYSSINGSYEVSASDSRSGTVILTGKNSTMVNAETSTENMPSQSVEQLKQLLSNQLEYYFSRENLANDAYLLSQMDNDQYVPIWTVANFNQVKKLTKDIKLITEVLRESPNVQVDDEGLKVRPNHKRCIVILREIPQTTPIEDIKGLFAGESCPKMISCEFAHNNSWYITFENDEDAQRAFLYLREEVKEFQGRPIMARIKAKPMNRMAAPISPGAVAGIPGMKTVNGFRTPPMQAQPINPYIDQGPGVTQSGPPAPPPQHPQAARLFYTNGGPAQYAPVNYAAANLQVYLQQQQQSPYYPTNMIQHWAHPATGAYYTTDLSGIFSVNGLAPQGAFSKPQNSRYNVSRAPGRTNGKMRHNSVSGSEYYRSSASDSGLPSRPGSYTSNGSLTKSSSSSGSLHISNATRNCVDNQDSTVVDRQSSGTINVPKDPTTLPPRYRRRKKDDEIGPEVVTTGTIPQPPTGSFDLAADAFPPLPPQVVSIPHQSPTSLPHDQLSPRNHIDPRISVISSSSISAVLPEPSISKTDDMDLTVNSESLSNGLQTVPPIGSVPVTAIIDDVSNMSMSSINLHPKVQDIVTTSNSIINPTDKTVMPAKSDMPPTMPKANGTSLNTKPTVSNHKAALPSQCACVIPQPPATFSADMANNNPVLNGNGSPNIGHKLSYAQVAQHHKERSESHIPTIITFGQSPIVEEEKKEDTTIPVVIQSKQSNNTSDGLLTNRSGKGHKTANSERGTIPRKERSSKFNRTKSPK from the exons ttccATAAATGGAAGTTATGAAGTGTCGGCATCGGATAGTAGAAGTGGTACAGTAATTTTAACTGGAAAAAATAGCACAATGGTTAACGCTGAGACTTCTACTGAAAATATGCCATCACAATCAGTAGAACAACTCAAACAACTTCTATCAAATcagttagaatattatttttcaag aGAAAATTTGGCAAATGATGCGTACTTATTGTCACAAATGGATAATGACCAATATGTTCCAATATGGACAGTTGCCAATTTCaatcaagtaaaaaaattgactaaGGATATTAAGCTGATAACTGAAGTATTGAgag AGTCGCCAAATGTTCAAGTTGATGATGAAGGATTAAAAGTCCGCCCAAATCACAAACGTTGTATTGTCATCTTGCGGGAAATTCCTCAAACTACTCCAATAGAAGACATTAAG ggATTATTTGCTGGTGAATCATGTCCTAAAATGATATCATGCGAATTTGCTCATAATAATTCATGGTATATTACTTTTGAAAATGATGAAGATGCACAAAGAGCATTTTTGTATCTTCGTGAAGAGGTTAAAGAATTTCAG gGTCGACCAATTATGGCACGTATCAAAGCAAAGCCAATGAATCGCATGGCTGCACCAATATCACCTGGTGCTGTAGCTGGAATTCCGGGCATGAAAACAGTAAATGGTTTTAGAACTCCCCCAATGCAAGCTCAACCTATCAACCCATACATAGATCAAGGCCCAGGTGTCACACAATCTGGACCTCCTGCACCACCCCCTCAACATCCTCAAGCTGCCAgattgttttatacaaatggAGGACCGGCTCAATACGCTCCAGTCAATTATGCTGCTGCTAATCTACAAGTATAT ttacaGCAGCAACAACAGTCACCATATTATCCTACAAATATGATTCAACATTGGGCTCATCCTGCAACAGGTGCCTATTATACTACAGATCTTAGTGGCATATTTTCTGTGAATGGATTGGCTCCCCAAGGAGCTTTTTCGAAACCTCAGAATTCAAGATATAATGTGTCACGTGCACC TGGTCGTACCAATGGAAAAATGCGTCATAATTCTGTTAGTGGTAGTGAATATTACCGAAGTTCAGCTTCAGATAGTGGTTTACCATCTCGTCCTGGTAGTTACACATCAAATGGAAGTTTGACCAAGTCATCTAGTAGTAGTGGATCATTACATATTTCCAATGCAACCAGAAACTGTGTCGACAATCAAGATTCTACTGTAGTTGATAGACAGTCAAGTGGAACAATTAATGTCCCAAAAGATCCTACAACATTGCcacctag ATATAGGCGAAGGAAGAAAGATGATGAAATAGGACCAGAAGTAGTAACCACAGGTACTATACCACAGCCACCAACTGGTAGTTTTGATTTGGCTGCTGATGCGTTCCCTCCGTTACCACCTCAAGTTGTGTCCATACCACACCAGTCACCAACTTCATTGCCCCATGACCAGTTGTCACCTCGTAATCACATTGATCctag gatTTCTGTAATTTCATCTTCGAGTATATCGGCAGTTCTGCCTGAACCCTCTATATCTAAGACTGATGATATGGACCTAACTGTGAATTCAGAGAGTCTATCTAATGGTTTACAAACAGTGCCTCCTATTGGGTCTGTACCTGTGACTGCAATCATTGATGATGTATCCAATATGTCTATGAGCTCTATTAATTTGCACCCAAAG gtTCAGGATATTGTTACGACTTcgaattctataataaatccTACAGATAAGACTGTAATGCCAGCGAAATCTGACATGCCACCTACTATGCCTAAAGCCAATGGTACATCTCTTAATACTAAACCAACTGTATCAAATCATAAGGCTGCTTTGCCATCACAATGTGCTTGTGTCATACCACAACCACCTGCTACTTTTTCAGCAGATATGGCTAACAACAATCCCGTTCTTAATGGGAATGGTTCTCCAAATATTGGACATAAACTAAGTTATGCACAAGTAGCACAGCATCACAAAGAAAGGAGTGAGAGCCACATTCCTACCATTATCACATTTGGGCAATCTCCTATTgtagaagaagaaaaaaaagaagatacTACCATACCTGTAGTGATACAGTCTAAACAATCAAACAATACATCAG ATGGTCTTCTAACAAATCGATCTGGTAAAGGACACAAAACAGCAAATAGTGAACGGGGAACAATTCCCAGAAAAGAAAGATCGTCAAAATTCAATCGTACCAAGTCTcctaagtaa